In Neodiprion pinetum isolate iyNeoPine1 chromosome 6, iyNeoPine1.2, whole genome shotgun sequence, one genomic interval encodes:
- the polybromo gene encoding protein polybromo-1 — protein MNKRRRTSSVASRGTEDDPDDVQPEPTKRRRKLDPSDLCQQLYDVLRNQKREDGTLLCDAFIRVPKRRQEPGYYEVVTNPIDLLKVQQKLKTDEYRDMDDLAADIQLMVNNAKAFYMRTSPEYKDATELWELCLNTKNRIMEEYEDSEPKGKIILKVGRLARKVTTRQDDAEDTSESSTNPDEESMQPYEDLFAAVMAATNPQDNNRPLHIPFQLKPSKKLYPEYYEIIENPVDLKTIARRIQEGAYAGLIEMERDLMLMCRNACQFNEPGSQIYKDAKMLKKIIVSAAKKQESSATGMVPKLTSTATSTRSKRGRSAGQSLVAVTAALADEDEDESDDEEEEANDGEESDNPQWQLFQTIKTAPNSQGVRMSEYYWKLPSKRLYPDYYKAIKNPISLYQIRTKIKKGEYGTVSEVAGDMNIMFENAKKYNVHTSRLYKCAAKLQKIMQEKVQELLEFDQDSESDSDSENNLQQPKLIKRASNVLTRGKYKDNVPLKKRLHVLVKCVMEYVCEDGRQPMLMFMEKPSKKLYPDYYQIIQEPIDMLGIEANIKAEKYQNENELIADFKLMFNNCRQYNEEGSLIYEDANVLEKVLMDKVKELGPLPELVKPVKSAASTPTRNVGRPKKVVPLHVQKLRTMYDTIKDYHDAKGRQLSQIFMKLPNKNEYPDYYEVIKQPMNMEKIASSLKNNGYDNLDDLVSDFILMFDNACKYNEPDSQIYKDALILQRLVLQTKVQLSEDDESVPDVAAAVQEILATIFTALYNHQDEEGRCYSDSMAELPEHDMVDGKKVRGLSLDLIKRRLDRGVYKRLDRFQEDVFSCLERARRLSRSDSQPFEDSVELQAFFLRTRDDVTRSGDLLHSPALNYTLLDLSAQVADLKRTKLQQELALPQEEESCDAVDVKDVGNASSVGGNSIGDGGATMSFNQEVYRAGDFAYVEPTERGMELSVIRIERLWTNAEGQQMLYGNIFYRPSETYHVASRKFIEKELFKSDSHLAVPLSKVAGRCCVLSVKDYFRMRPEGFPEKDVYVCESRYSTKARAFKKIKVWNFDPDHLKLVPRERPLEPKRVVSVYKERLEKHKEEIAELEEGEKLIEKEKPNVITFNPDDTENTYYEQYNTCVGPIKTGDFVYVATDGGRQQISQVDALWSTKDGKCFFKGPWLLMPSEIPHAPTKLFYKQELFLSTVDGTHPIVAIVGKCAVLDYGEYVCSRPTEIPEDDVFICESTYDEVKNLMRKLGPEGLKKFNHSSVVTDDEIYFFRRPINPPKVPSEVAQAQIQVKAVIPATAHFEMEASPLLPKLESDVLNMGVGLGVGIGVGVGAGEDSMDAGGPPSVGSAEAQPILTNVQTPVSAKKKATGKKLVTGYILYSSKMRTQITQNNPESSFGEISRIVGNEWRKLPAGEKQAWEERAIKMNEDGGQTGSKPVTIVGVGQQPDQVFECCWDGCDWQFEDMTDCIDHCIAEQNGHVQASFANASADVEFQCQWRGCGRTKKSVPPFPSVQRLARHVKEVHILKSNGRVVPPAERSKNYMASKGPTILPPMETETLAAATQTSVIPTVKQPEPVFITVPPRPSRVLHSDAYLRYIEGLNTENRYISNWDKQMNANAENTQIPDVAKLPAEWLGNGVGNHGNVVNALWTLRDMMMRDVLAINKSL, from the exons TGTTGAAAGTTCAGCAAAAGCTCAAAACCGATGAATATCGAGATATGGATGATTTGGCAGCTGACATTCAACTTATGGTTAATAACGCTAAAGCTTTTTACATG CGGACTTCTCCAGAGTACAAAGATGCAACGGAATTGTGGGAATTATGTCTGAATACTAAAAATCGGATAATGGAAGAATATGAGGATTCTGAACCAAAGGGGAAAATAATTCTTAAGGTTGGCAGACTG GCACGGAAAGTAACAACTCGTCAGGATGACGCTGAGGACACTTCTGAAAGCTCTACCAACCCTGATGAAGAGTCTATGCAACCATATGAGGATTTGTTTGCTGCGGTCATGGCTGCAACAAATCCACAAGACAATAACAGACCACTACATATTCCATTTCAATTGAAACCTTCCAAGAAA CTGTACCCTGAGTATTATGAGATAATTGAGAATCCAGTGGATTTGAAGACAATCGCACGCCGGATTCAAGAAGGAGCGTATGCTGGACTGATTGAAATGGAAAGAGATCTCATGCTCATGTGTCGCAATGCTTGTCAGTTTAATGAACCAGGTTCTCAAATATACAAGGATGctaaaatgttgaaaaagatAATCGTTTCTGCAGCTAAAAAACAGGAATCTAGCGCTACTGGTATGGTACCAAAGCTCACTTCTACTGCAACTTCTACTAGAAGTAAAAGAGGAAGAAGTGCTGGCCAGTCCCTTGTAGCAGTGACTGCTGCACTTGcagatgaagatgaagatgaaagTGACGACGAAGAGGAGGAAGCTAATGACGGAGAAGAGTCTGACAATCCACAGTGGCAGTTATTTCAGACCATAAAAACTGCCCCAAACAGTCAAG GCGTCCGGATGAGTGAATACTATTGGAAATTACCATCTAAACGATTATATCCTGATTATTACAAAGCAATAAAAAATCCAATATCACTATATCAAATACGGACTAAAATAAAG AAGGGGGAATATGGCACTGTCAGTGAGGTTGCAGGTGATATGAATATCATGTTTGAAAATGCTAAAAAGTATAACGTCCATACGTCTCGTTTGTATAAG TGTGCCGCCAAGTTACAGAAAATTATGCAAGAGAAGGTACAGGAACTTCTTGAATTTGATCAG GATTCAGAATCAGACAGTGATTCAGAGAATAACTTGCAGCAACCCAAACTGATTAAGCGTGCATCAAATGTTTTGACTCGGGGAAAATATAAGGACAATGTGCCATTAAAAAAGAGACTGCATGTTCTTGTAAAGTGTGTGATGGAATACGTT tGTGAAGATGGTAGGCAGCCTATGCTTATGTTTATGGAAAAaccatcaaaaaaattatatccagattattatcaaattattcagGAGCCCATTGATATGTTGGGTATTGAAGCAAATATCAAGGCTGAAAAGTATCAGAATGAAAACGAATTAATTGCGGATTTCAAG TTGATGTTTAATAATTGCCGCCAATATAATGAAGAAGGGTCTCTTATATATGAAGATGCAAATGTATTGGAAAAGGTTTTGATGGATAAAGTAAAAGAGCTGGGACCCTTACCAGAATTGGTTAAACCAGTGAAATCTGCAGCATCTACACCGACAAGGAATGTAGG AAGGCCAAAGAAAGTTGTACCGTTGCATGTGCAAAAATTACGAACAATGTATGATACAATAAAAGACTATCACGATGCTAAGGGCAGACAGTTGTCCCAAATATTCATGAAACTTCCAAATAAAAATGAGTATCCTGATTACTATGAAGTTATCAAACAACCAATGAACATGGAAAAGATTGCCTCatctttaaaaaataatggatATGATAATCTGGATGACTTAGTATCAGATTTCATTCTCATGTTTGACAATGCTTGCAAGTATAATGAACCGGACTCTCAGATTTACAAG GATGCACTGATTCTACAGCGATTAGTGCTCCAAACTAAAGTACAGCTGAGTGAAGATGATGAAAGTGTTCCTGATGTAGCAGCTGCTGTCCAAGAAATATTAGCCACTATATTCACAGCATTATATAACCACCAGGATGAAGAAGGCCGATGCTATTCGGATTCAATGGCTGAACTCCCTGAGCATGATATGGTTGACGGAAAGAA GGTGAGAGGGCTGTCTTTGGATTTGATAAAGCGTCGGTTGGATAGAGGAGTTTACAAACGATTGGATAGATTTCAAGAAGATGTCTTTTCGTGTTTGGAGAGAGCGCGGAGACTATCCCGTAGCGATTCTCAGCCTTTCGAGGATAGTGTAGAGCTCCAAGCATTTTTCCTGCGAACACGGGATGACGTTACTCGCAGCGGAGATCTCTTGCACTCACCAGCTCTTAACTATACGCTTTTAGATCTCTCTGCTCAAGTTGCTGACTTAAAACGTACCAAACTCCAACAGGAGTTGGCGCTACCGCAAGAAGAAGAGAGCTGCGATGCTGTTGATGTCAAG GATGTCGGTAATGCTAGCAGTGTTGGTGGTAATAGCATTGGCGATGGAGGTGCAACTATGAGTTTCAACCAGGAAGTTTACAGAGCTGGTGATTTTGCGTATGTAGAGCCCACAGAGCGAGGCATGGAATTGAGTGTTATACGGATAGAACGTCTATGGACTAATGCAGAGGGTCAACAAATGTTGTatggaaatatattttatcgacCAAGTGAAACGTACCATGTTGCCTCAAGGAAGTTCATAGAGAAAGAGTTATTCAAAAGTGATTCCCACCTTGCAGTACCATTGTCCAAAGTTGCAGGACGATGCTGTGTCTTGAGTGTAAAAGATTATTTTAGAATGCGGCCTGAAGGTTTCCCTGAAAAAGATGTGTATGTATGCGAATCACGGTATTCCACAAAGGCGcgagcatttaaaaaaatcaaggtgTGGAACTTTGATCCGGATCATCTGAAATTAGTTCCTAGGGAAAGACCTTTAGAGCCTAAACGTGTCGTTTCTGTGTACAAAGAACGTCTTGAAAAACATAAAGAAGAAATAGCAGAACTCGAAGAAGGCGAGAAgctaattgaaaaagaaaaaccg AATGTGATAACGTTCAATCCAGACGACACAGAAAATACATATTATGAACAGTATAATACTTGCGTGGGACCTATCAAAACGGGTGACTTTGTTTATGTGGCAACGGATGGAGGTAGACAGCAAATCTCACAAGTCGATGCTCTATGGTCGACAAAAGA tGGAAAGTGTTTTTTCAAAGGTCCATGGCTTTTAATGCCCTCAGAAATTCCGCATGCTCctacaaaattattttacaaacaaGAATTGTTCCTATCTACCGTGGATGGAACACATCCGATAGTTGCGATCGTTGGCAAATGTGCTGTACTTGATTACGGGGAATATGTATGTA GTAGACCAACAGAAATTCCAGAAGATGACGTTTTTATATGTGAATCTACATATgatgaagtgaaaaatttaatgagaAAGCTTGGCCCAGAAGgattgaagaaattcaatcatAGTTCAGTAGTGACGGACGACGAAATCTATTTCTTTCGGAGGCCAATTAATCCACCTAAA GTGCCAAGTGAGGTGGCTCAGGCTCAAATCCAAGTCAAGGCAGTTATACCTGCCACAGCTCATTTTGAAATG GAAGCATCACCATTACTGCCGAAACTGGAGTCCGATGTATTAAACATGGGAGTCGGATTAGGAGTTGGAATAGGAGTTGGTGTAGGAGCTGGGGAGGACAGCATGGATGCCGGCGGACCGCCGTCCGTTGGCTCTGCTGAAGCTCAACCGATCCTCACAAACGTTCAGACACCTGTTTCTGCAAAAAAG AAAGCCACTGGTAAGAAATTAGTTACGGGCTATATTTTGTATTCGAGTAAAATGCGAACGCAGATTACACAAAACAATCCCGAATCGTCGTTTGGGGAGATTAGCAGAATTGTTGGCAACGAg TGGAGGAAGCTGCCTGCTGGAGAGAAGCAGGCATGGGAAGAACGAGCAATCAAAATGAACGAAGATGGAGGACAAACTGGTAGCAAACCAGTCACTATCGTAGGGGTCGGTCAACAGCCTGACCAGGTTTTTGAATGTTGCTGGGATGGATGTGACTGGCAATTTGAAGACATGACTGACTGCATTGATCACTGTATCGCTGAACAAAATGGTCATGTGCAGGCATCTTTTGCAAATGCTAGTGCTG ATGTTGAGTTTCAATGCCAGTGGCGTGGATGTGGCAGGACAAAAAAATCTGTGCCTCCATTCCCAAGTGTACAGCGACTTGCAAGGCACGTCAAAGAAGTTCACATTCTTAAAAGCAATGGACGAGTTGTTCCTCCGGCAGAAAGGAGCAA AAACTATATGGCTTCCAAGGGTCCAACAATACTTCCGCCAATGGAAACTG AAACCTTAGCAGCTGCAACACAAACAAGTGTTATCCCTACTGTTAAACAGCCAGAACCAGTATTTATTACGGTACCACCTCGACCAAGCCGCGTGTTGCATTCTGACGCTTATTTGag ATATATCGAAGGTCTGAACACTGAAAATCGTTATATATCAAATTGGGATAAGCAAATGAACGCCAATGCCGAAAACACACAAATTCCAGATGTTGCCAAGTTGCCCGCAGAGTGGCTAGGTAACGGTGTAGGTAATCACGGGAATGTTGTCAATGCCTTATGGACACTCAGAGATATGATGATGCGCGACGTACTGGCCATTAACAAATCATTATAG